A stretch of the Planctomicrobium piriforme genome encodes the following:
- a CDS encoding serine/threonine-protein kinase, translating to MATANSTESDLGQTVVVPAAGNERAAHNAGHKPVAVVAGSEADFSHETNNILRDRLRQASLILFCGYLAFLIKAFVAPSKNFMEGNSFYIVMLAGVTAIMGLVAWRLCSKCHYFLGHLRGVEYLVFGSSAVLFVTFGYTTLLYTAGQGYLVPLTPPWLILIFTYALFIPNNWRRAAVIMTIMAVCPLLTILVAWGSSEKVADLIENTSDFHHVFLETVMAMAFGTAVAISGVRLIRTLRTQAFEAQQLGQYKLKRLLGRGGMGEVYLAEHLMLKRPCAIKLIRPEKAGDPATLARFEQEVQSTAKLTHWNTVEIYDFGRTDDGTFYYVMEYLPGMSLDQIVDMHGPLPASRIIHLLAQTCDALAEAHAHGMVHRDIKPANIFAAKRGGAYDVAKLLDFGLVRSVHQENDLHLTQDGMVTGSPLYMSPEQARGDDVDARSDIYALGCVAYFLLTGRPPFNETRPIKLVLAHVQDIAERPSTLRADVPADLESIILRCLEKSPDDRFANVLALRDALMECQDAGDWNRDAALEWWQCHGCPKKRELDTCISQGIEMRPESSDAHEVSSAELMKA from the coding sequence ATGGCGACAGCGAATTCGACCGAGAGCGACCTGGGGCAAACCGTAGTGGTTCCTGCGGCAGGGAACGAGCGCGCAGCCCACAACGCCGGCCACAAGCCTGTGGCGGTGGTGGCCGGCAGCGAAGCCGACTTCAGCCACGAAACCAATAACATCCTCCGCGACCGCCTGCGGCAAGCGTCATTGATCCTGTTCTGCGGGTACCTCGCCTTCCTGATCAAGGCCTTCGTCGCCCCTTCCAAAAACTTCATGGAAGGCAACTCGTTCTACATCGTCATGCTGGCAGGCGTGACCGCGATCATGGGACTGGTCGCCTGGCGGCTGTGCAGCAAATGCCACTACTTCCTCGGGCATTTGCGGGGCGTTGAATACCTCGTCTTCGGGTCGTCAGCGGTGCTGTTCGTGACGTTCGGATACACGACGCTGCTGTACACGGCGGGGCAGGGGTATCTCGTCCCGCTGACTCCCCCCTGGCTGATTCTGATCTTCACCTACGCACTGTTCATCCCGAACAACTGGCGTCGGGCTGCGGTGATCATGACGATCATGGCGGTGTGCCCGTTGCTGACCATTTTGGTCGCCTGGGGATCGTCGGAGAAAGTGGCCGACCTGATCGAGAACACGAGCGACTTCCATCACGTCTTTCTGGAGACGGTGATGGCGATGGCCTTCGGCACAGCGGTGGCCATCTCAGGCGTGCGTTTGATTCGGACATTGCGGACTCAGGCATTCGAGGCCCAGCAACTGGGGCAGTACAAGCTGAAACGGCTGCTCGGTCGCGGCGGCATGGGTGAGGTGTATCTGGCCGAGCATCTGATGCTCAAACGGCCGTGTGCGATCAAGCTCATCCGGCCAGAGAAAGCGGGCGACCCTGCCACGCTGGCGCGGTTCGAGCAGGAAGTGCAGTCGACGGCCAAACTCACGCACTGGAATACCGTCGAGATCTACGACTTCGGCCGAACCGATGACGGCACGTTCTACTATGTGATGGAATACCTGCCAGGCATGAGCCTCGACCAGATCGTCGACATGCACGGGCCGCTGCCGGCGTCACGAATCATTCACTTGCTCGCCCAGACCTGCGATGCGCTGGCGGAAGCCCACGCACACGGAATGGTGCATCGGGATATCAAGCCGGCGAACATTTTTGCCGCGAAGCGGGGAGGCGCTTACGACGTCGCCAAGCTGCTCGACTTCGGCCTCGTGCGATCAGTGCATCAGGAGAACGATCTGCACCTGACGCAGGATGGCATGGTCACCGGCTCGCCGCTGTACATGTCGCCAGAACAGGCTCGGGGAGACGATGTTGATGCCCGGAGCGATATTTACGCTCTCGGCTGCGTCGCCTACTTCCTGCTGACCGGCCGCCCGCCGTTTAATGAAACACGGCCGATCAAGCTGGTGCTGGCGCACGTTCAAGACATCGCCGAACGGCCTTCCACGTTGCGAGCCGATGTTCCGGCCGATCTGGAAAGCATCATTCTGCGTTGTCTGGAGAAATCGCCTGACGATCGTTTCGCCAACGTCCTCGCCTTGCGGGATGCGTTGATGGAATGCCAGGACGCAGGCGACTGGAACCGCGACGCCGCACTGGAATGGTGGCAATGCCACGGGTGTCCGAAGAAACGGGAACTCGACACCTGCATCAGCCAGGGGATCGAAATGAGGCCAGAATCAAGCGATGCACACGAGGTGT